In a genomic window of Maricaulis maris MCS10:
- a CDS encoding DnaJ C-terminal domain-containing protein yields MDDPYKTLGVSKTATADEIRKAYRKLAKELHPDSNPGNAAAEERFKHVSQAFKLLSDPEKRAEYDAAARAGFHPGMGGMGGMGGGPGGKPFNFRQSRHQGRGGFEDIFSDLFTDFGGQGGGGRQRQAPRKGADVRQTVTVDFMQAAQGGKHRVSLPGGRTLDVAVPSGASDGQVLRLRGQGEASAMGGEPGDALIEIKVAEHKFFSRAGDDVRLELPISLKEAALGAKVRVPTIDGPVDVRVPPGSSTGTLLRLRGKGFAGSKGKRGDQLVRLMVALPSSDEALKAFLEKWSPPDGHDPRKGLHS; encoded by the coding sequence ATGGACGATCCCTACAAGACGCTCGGCGTCTCCAAAACGGCGACCGCCGACGAAATCCGCAAGGCTTATCGCAAGCTGGCCAAGGAGCTGCATCCCGATTCCAATCCCGGCAATGCCGCCGCCGAGGAGCGTTTCAAACACGTCTCGCAAGCCTTCAAACTGTTGTCCGACCCGGAAAAGCGGGCCGAATATGACGCTGCGGCGCGGGCCGGCTTCCATCCGGGCATGGGCGGGATGGGAGGCATGGGCGGCGGCCCAGGCGGCAAGCCGTTCAATTTCCGCCAGTCGCGCCATCAGGGCCGCGGCGGGTTTGAGGATATATTCTCCGACCTGTTCACCGATTTTGGCGGACAGGGCGGTGGCGGACGCCAGCGGCAGGCCCCGCGCAAGGGGGCTGATGTGCGCCAGACCGTGACCGTCGATTTCATGCAGGCGGCCCAGGGCGGCAAGCACCGGGTCAGCTTGCCGGGCGGACGGACGCTCGATGTCGCGGTGCCCTCGGGTGCCAGTGATGGCCAGGTGCTGCGCCTGCGCGGTCAGGGTGAGGCCTCTGCCATGGGTGGCGAGCCGGGCGATGCGCTGATCGAGATCAAGGTCGCCGAACACAAATTCTTTTCGCGCGCGGGCGATGATGTCCGTCTTGAGCTGCCGATCAGCCTCAAGGAAGCGGCGCTGGGTGCCAAGGTGCGCGTGCCGACCATTGACGGTCCGGTTGATGTGCGGGTGCCGCCCGGCTCCTCGACCGGAACCTTGCTGCGTCTGCGTGGCAAGGGATTTGCGGGCAGCAAGGGCAAGCGCGGCGACCAGCTGGTCAGGCTGATGGTCGCGTTGCCGTCGAGTGATGAGGCCCTCAAGGCCTTCCTCGAAAAATGGTCACCGCCCGATGGCCATGACCCGCGCAAGGGTCTGCATTCGTGA
- a CDS encoding DUF938 domain-containing protein, translating to MVQPPKSPIALEDRASEQGRLYSPSAARNRDAIAEVLARVLPTGASVLEIGSGTGEHAVAACQARPDLSWQPSDPDAASRDSQAAWAGEVGGAILAPLEIDLLRPQTLVAIDGFDALVCMNVIHIAPWAVAEALASLAQDRLRPGGHLVLYGPYLLGDETAPSNLAFDASLKSRNPEWGVRPLDAVTTLLASHGLVLVERVDMPANNLMLIFQRREPE from the coding sequence ATGGTCCAGCCTCCCAAATCCCCCATTGCCCTTGAGGATCGCGCGAGCGAGCAGGGTCGCCTGTATTCGCCCAGCGCGGCGCGCAATCGCGATGCCATTGCCGAGGTTCTGGCCCGGGTCCTGCCGACCGGTGCCTCGGTGCTGGAAATCGGCTCGGGAACCGGTGAGCATGCGGTGGCGGCCTGTCAGGCCCGCCCGGATCTGAGTTGGCAGCCCAGCGACCCCGATGCGGCCTCGCGCGACAGCCAGGCCGCCTGGGCCGGTGAGGTCGGTGGCGCGATCCTGGCACCGCTCGAAATCGATCTCCTGCGCCCGCAGACGCTTGTCGCGATTGACGGTTTCGACGCGCTGGTCTGCATGAATGTCATCCATATCGCTCCATGGGCGGTGGCCGAGGCTCTCGCCTCGCTGGCGCAGGACCGGCTGCGGCCGGGCGGCCATCTCGTGCTGTACGGCCCCTATCTGCTCGGCGACGAGACCGCGCCGTCAAACCTGGCCTTTGACGCGTCGCTGAAATCACGCAATCCGGAATGGGGTGTGCGCCCGCTGGACGCGGTCACGACGCTGCTGGCTTCGCACGGCCTCGTCCTGGTCGAACGGGTCGACATGCCGGCCAATAATCTCATGCTCATCTTTCAACGCCGGGAGCCGGAATGA
- a CDS encoding bifunctional alpha/beta hydrolase/OsmC family protein, translating to MAQTRRVDFEGALGETLAARLEMPHGRPRAYALFAHCFSCSKDILAASRIARRLTAAGFAVLRFDFTGLGQSDGDFANTNFSSNIADLIAAAGYLEAEHAAPSLLIGHSLGGAAVIAAAGQLPSVRAVATIGAPADAAHVTQQFAADVDAIEREGVARVELAGRTFTLKKQFLDDIGGHRVEDAAAALHRPLLLLHAPTDAIVAIDNASRLFRAARHPKSFVSLDDADHLLGNRPDAEYAADMIAAWAERYLPETRPEPPESAGEGVVVVRETGAGPYENHVVAGEHVMLADEPASVGGLDAGPSPYGYLSAALGSCTSMTLRMYADRKGLPLDRVTVSTGHHKGHADDCADCVDGQERHVDIFEREITLEGELDAAQTARLLEIADKCPVHRTLHSPVVVRTRLKDDG from the coding sequence ATGGCACAGACCCGACGTGTTGATTTTGAAGGCGCCCTTGGCGAGACGCTCGCCGCCCGGCTTGAAATGCCGCATGGCCGGCCGCGGGCGTATGCGCTGTTCGCGCATTGCTTTTCCTGTTCCAAGGACATTCTCGCAGCAAGCCGGATCGCCCGGCGGCTGACGGCTGCGGGTTTCGCTGTGCTGCGCTTCGACTTCACCGGGCTGGGACAGTCGGATGGCGATTTCGCCAATACCAATTTCTCCTCCAACATCGCCGACCTGATCGCCGCTGCCGGCTATCTGGAAGCCGAGCACGCGGCGCCGTCCCTCTTGATCGGGCATTCACTGGGCGGGGCGGCGGTGATCGCGGCGGCGGGTCAGCTGCCATCGGTTCGTGCGGTGGCGACGATCGGTGCGCCGGCCGACGCCGCGCATGTGACGCAGCAGTTTGCCGCCGATGTCGACGCCATTGAACGCGAGGGCGTGGCCCGGGTGGAACTGGCCGGTCGGACCTTCACGCTCAAGAAGCAGTTTCTCGACGATATTGGCGGGCACAGGGTGGAAGACGCCGCGGCGGCCTTGCACCGCCCCCTGCTGCTGTTGCATGCCCCCACCGATGCCATTGTCGCTATCGACAATGCGTCCCGGCTGTTTCGCGCCGCCAGACACCCCAAGAGCTTTGTCAGCCTTGATGATGCCGATCATCTGCTGGGAAACCGGCCGGATGCCGAATACGCCGCCGACATGATTGCCGCCTGGGCCGAGCGCTATCTGCCCGAGACCCGGCCCGAGCCGCCGGAATCCGCAGGCGAGGGGGTGGTCGTCGTCCGGGAAACCGGTGCCGGCCCCTATGAGAACCATGTGGTTGCCGGCGAGCATGTGATGCTGGCCGATGAGCCGGCTTCGGTCGGTGGCCTGGATGCCGGTCCGTCGCCCTATGGCTATCTCAGCGCAGCGCTGGGCAGCTGTACCTCGATGACCCTGCGCATGTATGCCGACCGCAAGGGCCTGCCGCTGGACCGGGTCACGGTCAGTACCGGTCATCACAAGGGCCATGCCGATGACTGCGCCGACTGCGTCGACGGCCAGGAACGCCATGTCGACATCTTCGAGCGGGAGATCACGCTGGAGGGTGAGCTTGATGCGGCCCAGACGGCCCGCCTCCTCGAGATCGCCGACAAATGCCCGGTGCATCGGACCCTGCACAGCCCGGTTGTCGTGCGGACCCGTTTGAAAGATGACGGGTAA
- the ccmE gene encoding cytochrome c maturation protein CcmE, with the protein MMRHRNRRLATIAASAIVLVVAVGLGLMALRSAVVFFYSPSEIAAEHPGIEARIRVGGLVLEESVGEAASGATRFVITDRVENVQVEYAGLLPDLFREGQGVVVEGRFAADGVLQARTVLAKHDETYMPPEVAEALREAGVWQGEGETPSAAGDGDSR; encoded by the coding sequence ATGATGCGGCATCGCAATCGACGTCTCGCTACCATTGCCGCCTCGGCGATCGTTCTGGTGGTTGCGGTCGGGCTCGGTCTCATGGCGCTGCGCAGTGCCGTGGTCTTCTTCTATTCGCCCAGCGAGATCGCGGCGGAACATCCAGGCATCGAAGCCCGGATCCGCGTCGGCGGACTGGTGCTGGAAGAATCGGTGGGCGAGGCGGCCAGCGGCGCGACCCGTTTCGTGATCACCGACCGGGTCGAGAATGTGCAGGTGGAATATGCCGGCCTGCTGCCCGACCTGTTCCGTGAAGGGCAGGGGGTTGTGGTCGAGGGGCGTTTCGCTGCTGACGGCGTGTTGCAGGCCCGCACGGTGTTGGCCAAGCATGATGAGACCTATATGCCGCCGGAAGTCGCTGAGGCCCTGCGTGAGGCCGGCGTCTGGCAGGGTGAGGGCGAGACGCCGTCGGCAGCTGGCGATGGCGATAGTCGCTGA
- a CDS encoding PepSY domain-containing protein encodes MLRNLVILAGALSVFAAPARADGNDAAVVEPAGYANLQDRYTAPEARDARRQGDVVPALRVISEVRRRYPGADVLDAELEGGASPRYVIKILTRDGRRVDVVADARTGQILFER; translated from the coding sequence ATGTTGAGAAACCTTGTGATCCTTGCTGGCGCTCTGAGCGTCTTCGCAGCCCCCGCCCGGGCCGATGGAAACGACGCTGCTGTCGTGGAGCCGGCCGGCTATGCCAATCTGCAGGACCGCTATACCGCGCCTGAAGCCCGCGATGCCCGGCGTCAGGGTGATGTGGTGCCGGCACTGCGGGTGATCTCGGAAGTGCGCCGCCGCTATCCCGGCGCCGACGTGCTCGATGCCGAGCTCGAGGGCGGCGCGTCTCCGCGCTATGTCATCAAGATTCTCACCCGAGACGGCCGCCGCGTCGATGTGGTTGCCGATGCCCGGACCGGGCAGATACTGTTTGAACGATAG
- a CDS encoding sensor histidine kinase encodes MTARGAAFLRTTAFRQTLLSAALFALSSFVTLGFVYAASAGMVLRRADSAINEEVVALDASFQAGGIRTVNRYILERTVGGGADYLYLLVHPTGRSLSGNLTYLPEVQPDDEGRVQFTYRRPAAGDSDGEDGKDDRTARGRIIELPSGYRLYVGLDVDEETRLISRMLNTILAASALALALGVATGIFVSRRFVRRLDRINTVARRVKAGDLQPRAPRNFTGDELDELSENFNNMLDRVEALMHRMRHTGDSIAHDLRTPLTRMRNRLDEALREDGDADTREQALERAVADTDELLGIFNAILSLSRLEAGESRASIQRLDPADIAADLAELYEPVCEDEGLAFNSEIQSGLSMLGDRGLLSQALANILDNAVKYTPTGEAVTLRLRETGGGRIEFSVTDTGPGIPAADRDRVTQRFVRLDNSRTQPGSGLGLSLVQAIVDVHNGEFELAEGPGVVSDGHGPGLRASLSFPKAPAEG; translated from the coding sequence ATGACGGCGCGCGGTGCCGCCTTTCTTCGGACAACGGCCTTCCGGCAGACGCTTCTGTCGGCGGCCCTGTTCGCCCTGTCGAGTTTTGTCACGCTGGGCTTTGTCTATGCGGCCTCGGCCGGCATGGTGCTGCGCCGTGCCGATAGTGCGATCAACGAGGAAGTCGTCGCCCTGGATGCCAGCTTCCAGGCTGGCGGGATACGCACGGTCAATCGCTATATCCTTGAACGAACCGTCGGCGGCGGTGCCGACTATCTCTACCTGCTCGTCCACCCCACCGGGCGCAGCCTGTCGGGTAATCTGACCTATCTGCCCGAGGTCCAGCCCGATGATGAAGGCCGGGTCCAGTTCACCTATCGACGGCCTGCCGCCGGTGACAGTGATGGTGAGGACGGCAAGGATGATCGCACCGCTCGGGGCCGTATCATCGAGCTGCCGTCCGGTTACCGGCTCTATGTCGGTCTCGATGTCGACGAGGAAACGCGACTGATATCGCGGATGCTCAACACCATCCTGGCCGCCTCGGCGCTGGCACTGGCGCTGGGTGTGGCGACCGGGATCTTCGTCAGCCGGCGTTTCGTGCGCCGCCTCGACCGCATCAATACGGTCGCCCGGCGGGTCAAGGCCGGGGACCTGCAACCCCGGGCGCCGCGAAACTTCACCGGCGACGAGCTGGACGAGCTGTCCGAGAATTTCAACAACATGCTCGACCGGGTCGAGGCGTTGATGCACCGCATGCGCCACACGGGCGACAGCATCGCCCATGACCTGCGCACTCCGCTGACCCGCATGCGCAACCGGCTCGACGAGGCGCTGCGCGAGGATGGAGACGCCGACACGCGCGAGCAGGCGCTTGAACGTGCCGTTGCCGATACCGACGAGCTGCTGGGCATCTTCAACGCCATCCTGTCGCTGTCGCGTCTGGAGGCGGGTGAGAGCCGTGCCTCGATCCAGCGCCTCGACCCGGCCGATATCGCCGCCGACCTGGCCGAGCTCTACGAGCCTGTCTGCGAGGATGAAGGGCTGGCCTTCAACAGCGAGATCCAGAGCGGCCTGTCGATGCTGGGCGATCGGGGCCTGCTGTCGCAGGCCCTCGCCAATATTCTCGACAATGCGGTCAAATACACCCCGACCGGCGAGGCGGTGACCCTGCGCCTGCGCGAGACGGGTGGCGGTCGGATCGAGTTCTCGGTCACCGATACCGGGCCGGGCATTCCGGCTGCCGACCGTGATCGTGTCACCCAGCGCTTTGTGCGGCTGGACAATTCCCGCACCCAGCCGGGTTCCGGGCTTGGACTGTCCCTGGTCCAGGCCATTGTCGACGTGCACAATGGCGAGTTCGAACTGGCGGAAGGGCCCGGCGTCGTGTCCGACGGCCATGGTCCCGGCCTGCGCGCCTCACTCAGCTTTCCCAAGGCGCCCGCTGAGGGGTGA
- a CDS encoding response regulator transcription factor encodes MRALVVEDDPDLNRQLGRALEDAGYAVDAAVDGEDGHFMGDTEPYDVVVLDLGLPKMDGVTVLERWRQAGRDFPVLILTARDRWSEKVAGFDAGADDYLTKPFHTEELLARMRALTRRAAGHTTATIECGGLSIDTRGARVFIDGAPVKVTSHEFRMLSYLAHHQDRVISRTELVEHIYDQDFDRDSNTIEVFVGRLRKKIGTDRIETVRGLGYRLVDPVARPVS; translated from the coding sequence ATGCGCGCGCTTGTTGTTGAAGACGATCCGGATCTGAACCGTCAGCTTGGCCGGGCCCTCGAGGATGCCGGCTATGCCGTCGACGCAGCCGTCGATGGCGAGGACGGGCATTTCATGGGCGACACCGAACCCTATGATGTTGTGGTGCTGGACCTTGGCCTGCCCAAGATGGACGGCGTCACCGTCCTGGAACGCTGGCGCCAGGCCGGCCGCGATTTCCCGGTGCTGATCCTGACCGCGCGCGATCGCTGGTCGGAAAAGGTGGCGGGCTTTGATGCCGGCGCCGATGATTATCTCACCAAGCCTTTCCATACCGAGGAATTGCTGGCCCGCATGCGCGCCCTGACGCGCCGCGCCGCTGGTCACACCACGGCGACGATTGAATGCGGCGGCCTGTCCATCGACACCCGCGGCGCCCGCGTCTTTATCGACGGCGCACCGGTGAAGGTGACCTCGCACGAATTCCGCATGCTGTCCTATCTGGCCCATCATCAGGACCGGGTGATTTCGCGCACCGAGCTGGTCGAGCACATCTACGACCAGGATTTCGATCGCGACAGCAATACGATCGAGGTCTTTGTCGGACGTCTGCGCAAGAAGATCGGCACCGACCGGATCGAGACCGTGCGCGGACTGGGCTATCGACTGGTTGATCCGGTGGCACGCCCGGTTTCGTGA
- a CDS encoding response regulator transcription factor, translated as MRILIVEDDREAASYIRKGLRESGHVADHAGDGEEGLEMARAAEYDVLVVDRMMPRMDGLSMVEALRADDDRTPVLILSALGEVDDRVEGLKAGGDDYLVKPYAFAELLARVEALARRRDPDTVRTKLVVGDLEMDLLARTVIREGEDILLQPREFRLLEFLMKHSGQVVTRTMLLEKVWDYHFDPQTNVIDVHISRLRSKIDKPFPRSLLHTVRGAGYRLQA; from the coding sequence GTGCGCATTCTGATCGTTGAAGACGACCGCGAAGCAGCCAGCTATATCCGCAAGGGCCTTCGCGAAAGCGGCCATGTGGCCGACCATGCCGGTGACGGCGAAGAGGGCCTGGAAATGGCCCGCGCCGCGGAATACGACGTGCTCGTTGTTGACCGCATGATGCCGCGCATGGACGGGCTTTCGATGGTCGAGGCGCTGCGCGCCGACGATGATCGCACCCCGGTCCTCATCCTCTCTGCCCTCGGCGAGGTCGATGACCGTGTCGAAGGGCTGAAGGCGGGCGGCGATGACTATCTGGTCAAGCCCTACGCCTTTGCCGAATTGCTGGCCCGCGTCGAGGCCCTGGCCCGTCGCCGTGATCCGGATACCGTCCGGACCAAGCTGGTGGTCGGTGATCTGGAAATGGACCTGCTGGCCCGCACGGTGATCCGTGAGGGCGAGGACATCCTGCTCCAGCCCCGCGAATTCCGCTTGCTGGAATTCCTGATGAAGCATTCCGGCCAGGTGGTGACCCGCACCATGTTGCTGGAAAAAGTCTGGGACTATCATTTCGACCCCCAGACCAATGTCATTGATGTGCACATTTCGCGTCTGCGCTCGAAGATCGACAAACCCTTCCCGCGCTCGTTGCTGCACACGGTGCGCGGAGCCGGTTACCGTCTGCAGGCCTGA
- a CDS encoding Do family serine endopeptidase, translating to MISVDRIRRLGGVSLLVLSALAAGSLLDRSMGEAYAVQSSEAPPLAAAVPAGAPLSFADLIETVSPSVVTVQVSGLVESSPFGGGNGPDLDNLPPQMREWMERQFGGQRQAPQPQPRQSLGSGFFISADGYLVTNHHVVANADEITIGTAEGEEFPARVIGTDPQTDLALLKVDGETDFPFVRLEENPNYRVGDWVVAVGNPFGLGGTATAGIISAIGRPIGNSTYNDFIQTDASINRGNSGGPTFDLNGNVIGVNSQIFSPSGGNVGIGFAIPSDVAARIVGDLRDDGRVARGWLGVSIQNVTEDIAEALGLEGTTGAIISSIVEGGPADRAGFEREDVVLEIDGEAVDGSRDLTRRVGNIQAGGDVRFLVLRDGRERTIRATLGDRPGEEQLASMSSVDAAPARTSVFGMSMAPLAEEDREVRGLGAEVSGVVVDEIEPGSEAARKGVQVGDIILEAGGNSVADAEALRAIADEAREDGRSAILLLVEGRGGQRYVALQLGSAD from the coding sequence ATGATTTCGGTTGATCGCATACGCCGCCTCGGCGGAGTTTCGCTTCTGGTCCTGTCCGCGCTGGCAGCAGGAAGTCTCCTGGATCGCTCGATGGGCGAGGCCTACGCCGTCCAGTCGTCCGAGGCGCCGCCCCTGGCGGCTGCCGTCCCGGCCGGCGCACCGCTGTCCTTTGCCGACCTGATCGAAACCGTCAGCCCGTCCGTGGTCACGGTTCAGGTCAGCGGACTGGTCGAGAGCTCGCCCTTTGGCGGCGGCAATGGACCCGACCTCGACAATCTCCCCCCGCAAATGCGCGAATGGATGGAGCGCCAGTTCGGCGGCCAGCGCCAGGCGCCGCAGCCGCAACCGCGCCAGTCGCTGGGATCCGGCTTCTTCATCTCGGCTGACGGATATCTGGTGACCAATCACCATGTGGTGGCCAATGCCGACGAGATCACCATCGGAACGGCCGAGGGCGAGGAGTTTCCTGCCCGCGTCATTGGTACCGATCCGCAGACCGACCTGGCGCTGCTCAAGGTCGATGGCGAGACTGATTTCCCGTTTGTGCGGCTGGAAGAGAACCCGAACTACCGGGTTGGCGACTGGGTCGTCGCGGTCGGCAATCCCTTCGGTCTCGGCGGTACGGCAACAGCCGGTATCATCTCGGCCATCGGTCGTCCGATCGGCAATTCCACCTATAATGACTTCATCCAGACCGACGCCTCGATCAATCGCGGCAATTCCGGCGGCCCGACCTTTGACCTCAACGGCAATGTGATCGGCGTGAACTCGCAAATCTTCTCGCCGTCTGGCGGCAATGTCGGCATCGGCTTTGCCATTCCCTCCGACGTCGCGGCCCGCATCGTCGGCGATCTGCGCGATGATGGCCGGGTGGCGCGCGGCTGGCTGGGTGTCTCGATCCAGAATGTCACCGAGGACATTGCCGAAGCGCTGGGCCTTGAGGGCACGACCGGCGCCATCATCAGCTCGATCGTCGAGGGCGGCCCCGCCGACCGCGCCGGTTTCGAGCGCGAGGATGTGGTGCTGGAAATCGATGGCGAGGCCGTTGACGGTTCGCGCGACCTGACCCGCCGCGTCGGCAATATCCAGGCCGGCGGCGATGTCCGCTTCCTGGTGCTGCGTGACGGCCGCGAGCGGACCATCCGTGCCACGCTGGGTGATCGCCCGGGCGAGGAACAACTGGCCAGCATGAGCAGTGTTGATGCGGCTCCGGCACGGACTTCCGTGTTCGGCATGTCGATGGCGCCGCTCGCTGAGGAGGACCGTGAGGTCCGCGGCCTTGGCGCTGAAGTCAGCGGCGTGGTGGTCGACGAGATCGAGCCGGGCAGCGAGGCCGCCCGCAAGGGTGTCCAGGTCGGCGACATCATCCTGGAAGCGGGTGGCAATTCTGTTGCCGACGCCGAGGCCCTCCGTGCCATCGCCGATGAAGCCCGTGAAGACGGTCGCAGCGCCATCCTGCTGCTGGTCGAGGGACGTGGCGGTCAGCGCTATGTCGCCCTGCAACTCGGCTCTGCCGACTAG
- a CDS encoding sensor histidine kinase, which yields MKRRASLAFRLFAGAAAWALALLLLGAIALTTLYQRSVLRTMDDRLSSVVEALVAAAETDPGGGIVLARRPSDPAYDRVFSGRYWQIFDAPVMEGGGHQALVVSRSLWDETLTPPDALMASLLASPGQVMSFDTKGPSGEPLRLTGQAVQLPARADMVIMMAAEDREIADRDVRNFAITSGIMFLGFATAIAAGVFFQVRIGLAPVLRMRTSVAEVREGNQERVDGEFPVELQPLADELNAMLDHSRELVERSRTHVGNLAHALKTPIAVLTNEARTSQGALADMVERQTGVMTEQVEHHLRRARAAAHAKAVGARTPVASTVSDLARTLEKINAARGIRITVEAEEGLNFKGERQDLEEMIGNLMDNACKWSGGEVHVVARRTAARELAVIIEDDGPGLDPQQCEAALQRGVRLDEQAPGSGLGLAIVSDLAKAYGGELSLSRSELGGLAARIGLPATGR from the coding sequence GTGAAGCGCCGGGCCTCCCTCGCTTTCAGACTGTTTGCCGGCGCCGCTGCCTGGGCGCTGGCCCTTCTGCTTCTGGGCGCCATCGCCCTGACCACGCTCTATCAGCGCTCGGTCCTGCGCACGATGGACGACCGGTTGAGCAGCGTCGTCGAGGCCCTCGTCGCGGCCGCCGAGACGGATCCAGGCGGTGGCATTGTCCTTGCCCGTCGGCCCTCTGACCCCGCCTATGACCGCGTGTTCTCCGGCCGCTACTGGCAGATTTTCGACGCTCCCGTCATGGAAGGCGGCGGACACCAGGCGCTGGTCGTGTCCCGGTCGCTGTGGGACGAGACCCTGACACCGCCCGACGCCCTGATGGCCTCCTTGCTGGCCAGCCCGGGACAGGTGATGTCGTTCGACACCAAGGGGCCAAGCGGTGAGCCCTTGCGCCTCACCGGACAGGCCGTGCAGTTGCCGGCGCGTGCGGACATGGTCATCATGATGGCGGCCGAGGATCGAGAAATCGCGGACCGCGATGTCCGAAATTTCGCCATCACGTCGGGCATCATGTTCCTGGGCTTTGCCACTGCCATTGCTGCGGGTGTCTTCTTCCAGGTCCGGATCGGTCTGGCGCCGGTCCTGCGCATGCGGACCAGCGTCGCGGAAGTCCGCGAGGGCAATCAGGAGCGCGTTGATGGCGAGTTTCCGGTCGAGCTCCAGCCGCTGGCCGACGAGCTCAATGCCATGCTCGATCACTCGCGCGAGCTGGTCGAGCGATCACGCACCCATGTCGGCAACCTCGCCCACGCGCTGAAAACACCGATTGCCGTTCTGACCAATGAGGCGCGGACCTCGCAAGGGGCGCTGGCCGACATGGTCGAACGGCAGACCGGCGTGATGACTGAACAGGTCGAACATCATCTGCGCCGCGCCCGGGCCGCGGCCCACGCCAAGGCCGTCGGTGCGCGTACGCCGGTTGCGTCGACTGTGAGCGACCTCGCGCGGACGCTGGAAAAGATCAATGCCGCACGTGGTATCCGGATTACCGTCGAGGCCGAGGAGGGTCTCAATTTCAAGGGTGAGCGCCAGGACCTTGAAGAGATGATCGGCAATCTGATGGACAATGCCTGCAAGTGGTCGGGCGGTGAGGTCCATGTGGTGGCCCGCCGGACGGCGGCCCGGGAACTGGCCGTGATAATCGAGGATGACGGTCCGGGCCTCGACCCGCAGCAGTGCGAAGCCGCCCTGCAGCGCGGGGTCCGGCTGGACGAGCAGGCACCGGGCTCGGGTCTTGGTCTGGCAATTGTTTCGGATCTGGCCAAGGCCTATGGTGGAGAACTCAGCTTGTCGAGATCAGAACTCGGCGGACTGGCGGCCCGTATTGGATTGCCGGCGACTGGTCGCTAA